The following are encoded together in the Streptomyces sp. NBC_00358 genome:
- a CDS encoding serine hydrolase domain-containing protein — translation MGHLRQEVEPGAVGLDAEALDRLDRHFARLVDEGRLPGYLVAVSRHGQVAHLTTYGRRDLAAGLPVESDTLWRIYSMTKPVTSIAALMLLEEGRLQLDDRVADFLPAFAEPRVYVGGTGPGATTRPAEQPILIRHLLTHTAGLTFGFYHAHPVDGLYRDAGLESSVAPGTDLAETCEVYARLPLQFEPGTRWNYSVATNVLGRVVEVVSGQDLDAFLHERILGPLGMADAGFQVTDEQEGRLAELYGEDGEGGLTPIAGLPLRGRPRFLSGSGGLVATAHDYHRFMEMLRRRGELDGVRLLRPGTVDLMASNHLPGNADRRSFGSPVHQEPGNAGLGFGLGVSVVVDPALTRAPSSEGAFGWSGVATTTFWVDPRRDLTVQFLSQLRPTASHSVFPELKRLVHDAVRD, via the coding sequence ATGGGACATCTGCGACAGGAGGTCGAGCCGGGGGCGGTCGGCCTCGACGCCGAGGCGCTGGACCGGCTCGACCGGCATTTCGCCCGTCTGGTCGACGAGGGCCGGCTGCCCGGCTACCTGGTCGCCGTCTCGCGGCACGGGCAGGTCGCCCACCTGACCACGTACGGCCGACGCGACCTCGCGGCCGGACTCCCCGTGGAGAGCGACACGTTGTGGCGCATCTACTCCATGACCAAACCGGTCACCTCCATCGCCGCGCTGATGCTCCTGGAAGAGGGCCGCCTCCAACTCGACGACCGCGTGGCCGACTTCCTGCCGGCGTTCGCCGAGCCTCGGGTGTACGTCGGCGGGACGGGACCCGGTGCGACGACACGGCCGGCCGAACAGCCCATCCTGATCCGCCACCTGCTGACCCACACCGCCGGCCTGACCTTCGGCTTCTACCACGCGCACCCGGTCGACGGGCTCTACCGGGACGCCGGTCTGGAGTCCTCGGTGGCACCCGGCACCGACCTGGCCGAGACCTGCGAGGTGTACGCCCGGCTCCCGCTCCAGTTCGAGCCGGGCACCCGGTGGAACTACTCGGTCGCCACCAACGTCCTCGGCCGGGTCGTCGAGGTCGTGTCCGGCCAGGATCTCGACGCCTTTCTCCACGAGCGGATCCTCGGCCCGCTCGGGATGGCGGACGCCGGATTCCAGGTCACGGACGAACAGGAGGGCCGACTGGCCGAGTTGTACGGGGAGGACGGCGAGGGTGGACTCACCCCGATCGCCGGTCTCCCGCTGCGCGGCCGGCCCCGCTTCCTGTCGGGCAGCGGCGGGTTGGTCGCCACGGCCCACGACTACCACCGCTTCATGGAGATGCTCAGGCGCCGCGGCGAACTCGACGGGGTCCGTCTGCTGCGCCCCGGGACCGTGGACCTGATGGCGTCCAACCACCTGCCCGGCAACGCCGACCGCCGCTCGTTCGGCAGCCCCGTGCACCAGGAGCCCGGCAACGCGGGCCTCGGTTTCGGCCTGGGCGTCTCCGTCGTGGTGGACCCGGCGCTCACCCGGGCCCCTTCCAGCGAGGGCGCGTTCGGCTGGAGCGGCGTGGCCACCACGACCTTCTGGGTCGACCCACGCCGCGACCTGACCGTACAGTTCCTCAGCCAACTCCGCCCGACAGCATCCCACTCGGTCTTCCCCGAGCTCAAACGCCTGGTGCACGACGCCGTACGGGACTGA